A single Saccopteryx bilineata isolate mSacBil1 chromosome 9, mSacBil1_pri_phased_curated, whole genome shotgun sequence DNA region contains:
- the LDB3 gene encoding LIM domain-binding protein 3 isoform X9 gives MSHSVTLTGPGPWGFRLQGGKDFNMPLTISRITPGSKAAQSQLSQGDLVVAIDGVNTDTMTHLEAQNKIKSATYNLSLTLQKSKRPIPISTTAPPIQSPLPVIPHQKDPALDMNGSLVAPNPNPEARAGPGTPEVRQSFSSFVSQTSVFSHMEASDPGPPQENPGAKTSLEGALDSLSPKVPLGSSQPRLYNNPIGLYSAETLREMAQMYQMSLQGKASGAGLPGGSLPVKDLAVDSASPVYQAVIKNQNKPEDEADEWARRSSSLQSRSFRILAQMTGTEYMQDPDEEALRRSRERFETERNSPRFAKLRNWHHGLSAQILNVKS, from the exons ATTACACCTGGCAGCAAGGCGGCCCAGTCCCAGCTCAGCCAGGGCGACCTCGTGGTGGCCATCGACGGCGTCAACACAGATACCATGACCCACCTGGAGGCTCAGAACAAGATCAAATCTGCCACCTACAACCTGAGCCTCACACTACAGAA GTCGAAGCGACCCATTCCCATCTCCACAACAGCGCCCCCGATCCAGTCCCCTCTGCCCGTGATTCCCCATCAGAAG GACCCTGCTCTGGACATGAACGGAAGCCTGGTGGCGCCCAACCCCAACCCCGAGGCAAGGGCTGGCCCGGGCACCCCAGAGGTCAGGCAGAGCTTTAGCTCCTTCGTCTCCCAGACCTCCGTCTTCTCACACATGGAGGCCTCTGACCCTGGCCCTCCACAAGAAAATCCTGGGGCCAAGACCAGCCTGGAGGGGGCCCTGGACTCACTCAGCCCGAAAGTGCCACTGGGCTCGAGCCAGCCAAGGCTGTATAACAACCCCATTGGCCTGTATTCAGCAGAGACTCTGAGGGAGATGGCTCAGATGTACCAGATGAGCCTCCAAGGGAAGGCCTCAGGTGCTGGACTCCCAGGAGG GAGCCTTCCAGTTAAAGACCTTGCTGTAGACAGCGCCTCTCCTGTCTACCAGGCTGTGATTAAGAACCAGAACAAGCCAGAAGATGAGGCTGACGAGTGGGCCCGCCGCTCCTCCAGCCTCCAGTCACGCTCCTTCCGCATCCTGGCCCAGATGACAGGGACAGAATACA TGCAAGACCCTGATGAAGAAGCTTTGCGAAGGTCAAG GGAAAGGTTTGAAACGGAACGTAACAGCCCACGTTTTGCCAAATTGCGCAACTGGCACCATGGCCTTTCAGCCCAAATCCTTAACGTTAAAAGCTAA